A region of the Oscarella lobularis chromosome 17, ooOscLobu1.1, whole genome shotgun sequence genome:
TTACTGGCATACCGGACGGCCCCGCACACGACTACAGAGCAAACGCTGGCATCGATGCTCATAGGCCGCCCTCTGCGCACCAGGCTCGCCTTAGTGACGTCGGATGTTCGACAAACGGTCGACGATCGCACCCTCGTCAATGCGCCACAGCAATTTCGAGAATTTAGAAATGGCGAGACCGTTTGGGTTCGCAATTATCGTTCCACTATTCCATGGGTAAAAGGGTGGATATTGGAACGCACCGGCCCCGTGTCATACACGGTGGCTATAGGAGGTAACGTTATTTGGAAACGACACGTTTCACAGCTTCGGGATGCCGAAGAGGATGACGAACCGACCGAATCCGCGGAAAATCACACATCAGCGAGCAGAGAGAACACACGGCCTCTCGCTCAGGACCCTCGCGAATTGTCCACCGAGCAGCAACCGACACAGGAGCCGACAACAAGGGCAAGCGAAGGAGAGGAAGCTGAAATCTGCGCACCTGGTCGAAGAGATGGTCCCGCCAGTCCGGGGCAAAGAGAACGAGCAACCCAAGGGGAAAGAGTTACTTCTAGGGTGAGGCCGACTACACCTCCGCCAGCATCCGCAGCGCCTCAACCGGAAACGACGCCACGTCCAGAACCAGTTGCCGCGGCTGGTACCGGAGCGCCACGACCTCAGCGCGAGAGGCAACGCCCCAGGTGGCACCCGGAATATGAGGTCGAATACTGCTAATCATAAGTACTGATTTTGTGGTGTGgttgtttgattttttttgttgttgttggtgTGGCGGTTTGTGCCGTCTGTGTAGTAGGACCTCCCTTTCCGCGTTCGGTGGAGAAGGGGAGGTGTTAGGTACTAGGTAGGTTAGGTAGGCGCATGCTCGATGATTGTTGGTCCCCGTATACACACACTCTCTAAAGAATAGATCTCCTTAGTAAGGACACAACAATTCCGCACGCGTACTGCTCTCAAATTTCCGAAACGCTCATTGTGTTCTACAGCCACAGACTGTTTCGAGATGTAGTTTTCCGCcctgaattaattaattataatcCACCATGATATTGATGGGATAGGTTTCGCGTCCACATTTCGTATGCGATCGACGTACGAGTGGCGGGTGGCGCCTGGCAGGAGGCAGGATATTAACCCAACTGTTACCCGTTGCTTAGCAATTGTTTCAAGCGGGTTTTTCGTCCTACGGAGCATCCCTAATTAATTCTTTCTGATTTAGTCTTACATCGATTGGATAGCGTGAGCGGGTACACCAAACTACAGTTCGTAAATCGATATTGttcatcaaaagaaaaacgataaaTTGTGCCAGATTAGAGACAGTCCACCAACTAGTGGTGGGCGATACCGATACTTTGTTATCGATACGATACCGATACATTTTAGCGCGAGTATCGACGGTATCGATACTAAACGATACGATACCGGAAATTATAGAGCGCGCTAAAGTAATGCAATTTAGAATCCCACGGTACAGTCTGAACAGTACGTCTATTGATGATCCAACACCTTCAAGTTCTTATGCAGGAAAAGGTGCATGTTACCGTTTTCTGGTTTAAGTCTGCTTCGTCTTTCAGATATAAGCTGGCCTGCTGCTGAGAAGGACCTCTCAGACGGCACGGAAGTACCGGCCATTGATAGATACTTCTCTGCCATTTTCGAGAGCACTGGAAACTGGATGATGTGTGATTTCCACCAGAGAAGAAGGTTCTTTGTATGCAGGTATTCGCGTAGTTCTATCGTGTGGTCCACGAAACTCGTCCTAGCTGTTGTTTTCTCCATCACCCTGGTTTCAAAAGATTTCCATAGTTCAGAAGCAGGAGCAACAGAAGAatctgcgtcgtcgtcgacggagcAGGACCTTGGAACTAGATTCATTTCTGCAAGTAAGCGCTGCTGAGCCGTCTCGGCACTTTCTCTTATAAATGGCAAAGCCTGAAAACGAGGATCTAACATCGTAGCTGACGAGAGCAACTTTGAATCTTCTAAGTTAGAACACCTTTGAGCTGGGCACGCAATTCTTGCGCAACTTTGAGAGTACTTGAAGAGTTTGTGGCAAGTGTCTGGAGTGCTCTCGACAGTGGTATTATTTTGGAAACCGAGAGATACTCATCCGATGATACCTCTACGGTAGCTTGCTCAAACGGACCGCAGCAGAGCAACAGCTTCTTTCATTATTTGGAGGTTTTCCTCATCGAACGTTAGATCCTTCTTCCCCATCATGCAAAGGGCAGACGATACTGCCTCGTACTGCTCTATCATGCGCTCTAGCATATAGTAGCTAGAGTTCCACCGTGTGTCAACATCTTGGACAAGTTTGTTCTGCGGCAAGTTCATTTGCTGCTGCAACGATTTGAGCTTCTCGCTGCCTTTGCAACTTTGATGAAAAAATGCGACGACAGCTCGACATTTTTAAGAATATCAGAAACAACCGAATCGGCTTTAATTGCATGTTGAACGACGAGGTTCAATACGTGAGCAAAGCATGACAAGTGCTTCCAGCGGTTCTTTGCAACAGCTAGAACTATGTTCGCTGCGCTGTCCGTGACGACACCAACAATTTTTTCGTCAATTTCCCAAAGTTGAGCGATTCTTTTCAGCTCTGCTGCTAGGTTGTCGCCAGTATGGGCCTCTGGCACATGCCAAGTCTCCAAAATAACTGACTGCAAAACCCGCTCTTTGACAAAATGACAAGTGACCGTGATGTATGATTCGGTCGTTCGTGAAGTCCAAAGATCAGTCGTTATCGAGCAAAACTGCACTTTAGAAATTCTTTCCTTTAGATTGGCTTTAATTTTCTCATAAACGTCTGGCAGTTGGGACCTCATAAGGCTGCGACGACTTGGCAATTGATAGCGGGAATCCAACGTATGAACCAAGTGACGAAATCCTGTATCTTCAACGACGGACGCAGGTTGGAGATCCAAAGCGATCATTTTAATAAGCGCGTCGTccatttttcgttttcggaaAGATTCCGAGTCGTATGTGACTGACCTCTTCAGGGTTGCTCGCAGAGTTGGCTGCTTGGAAGCCGGCTCAGCCTGTTTATCTGCATTTTGCTCGGCTATGACGACTTGATACTCTGACAAATGCTTAGATTTGAGGTGCTTTATCATGTTGGACGTATTCTTAGACGTCTTGATCGAATCTCCACAAACGCTACACTTTGCTTCATCACTTGTGTCTTCCGACCGAGAAAAATAGTTCCAAACCGGacttcgttgtcgtcttttcgaaGCCATTTCTATAGCGCGGATTCAGATGCTGCAGCGAGGCCATCGACAAGGAGTCAAGGACAATGCGCACAAGCGACGTGTCAAGCGTACTGACACGTGAAGTAAAGAGGATAATTagatttattaattttagcGCGCGGTAAAGTATTGATACTGCATCGATACCACTATTGGTATCGATACCTGAGTATCGCAGCCGGGTATCGACGGTATCGATACTTTTGGTATCGATACGCCCACCACTACCGCCAACCGATAGTCACAGTCACCTCAACCACCGGTCTTTATGATGAACTTGACCGTAAACCGTAGCGGGAGCGAGTGTTGCTTCCCGAGGCGTAGCGAGAGCGGGTCCACAAATACGATTGAGGAGCCAGGAGCGAAGACGTAATGGTAGTAATTGTCCGAAGTAACACCGGAAGTTATTCCTTTCCACGTGTCTGTCACAGGGCCCGTGGAAAACCTTAGAATCTCCTGCACACAACCCGCGCGAAGCCGGGTACCCCTTTAGACTAAGGTATCCCTCACCAGTTAATTTTTATGCTCTGCTAGTTGAGCTATAAAGACATCCTTTTACTCATTTGAGATTTGATGGTTAGCAGCTGCATTTTTCAAATAGTCGCATTTTTCGCAAGTGTCTGATCTTGGAAATCCAAAGGAAAGATTAAACTTCTTATTAAAAATCTTCCTATACATCCATTCTGAAGACAGCGGGGTTTCTTGAGTGCTTCTTAGAGTTCGACGCCTTGCAGGTTGATATTTCTCGACGTAAAACCTGTACATTTCAGCGATGCTCAAATTCTCAGGAAGGTAACGATGCAGATTCTCTGATATAGAGTAGTGGCTTCGCTGACGAGGAAATCTTTCAATATGCTGCTTTACTTTTTCTATCACGTCGGCAGGAATGGCATTTGGACGAGGAGTGTATTTTCCTCTTTTGTCAACCGGGACGATTTCTCCAGATGTAATCTTGTTTTGAAGTACTCGAACTCTTTTCGGATTGATCCAGTGAACTGCACAGAAAGATTTTCGGCAAACTTGAATAGACGTTCCGTTCTGCAAACGCAGGTGGTATTTGAAAGAATGTTGTCTTCGAGAACTTTCACGCACTCGCGTTCAGACGACTGGCTTTACGTTGATCTGACCTGCTAGGTAAATATTTTGCAGATCGTAGCTTTCTGAATCGTAGAAAGCCTTAAAAATTCGCTCCGCTTCTTCAGACGATACATTTCGATGGCAACCGTAGTTGCAGCGGCACGTTATAGctctcatcgtcgttttctggaCGATTCTCCCTTTAGAATCGACGTATTCTTTACCGGAAACTTTCAGCTTCTTGTTTTTGTTCCTAGTCCACTTGTCAGGCTGCCGCAAACGCtttcttccctttctctGGCTTCCTTCCGTGACATCCATTACAAGTACGAGTGTGAAGTAAAGTGCGTTAAGCGTCACGTGGTCTTTCAGAACAAAACCTGCTATATCTCCGTTAATCCTTCACGGATATGCACGAAACTTTAACATGTGAACCTCcgacgcctaaactttaCTTTCCGGCAGTTAACTCAATTTTGTACAATTTGGCGCTTAGGACTATTTTGCACTCAGCCCTTTATATGCAAAACGTAATATTACATCTGACGTAACCGGAAACGTAGCAGAGAGCTAAAGGAGACACCTAATACACTTGTTAACACCAAATGAGAAGCCTAACACTAACCTTCAACCCTAAATACAAAACCAAATGTAGAAAACCAAACCCAAAACCTAATGAACGTAAAAACCTAATACCAAACCAAATGTAGAAAACCAAACCCAAAACCTAATTAAAACCTAAGCGAAAACCTAATACAAAACCAAATGTAAGCAATAGTATAAAAAACCTAACAAAAAACCTAATATAAACATTTTTGGCGGGAATCACGCTCCATAGTAGGCGTTAGAAGCAGCTCTAGTTTTTCTCAAACAAAGTCTGAGCGATGAAGCTTTCACCGTTGAGGAACTCCAAGAATtgacaaaaacgtcgaaaaaattccTTGTTTTTCTAACAAAGTTGTATACTTTGGCAAAAGTGTGAACTCTACGAGGCAGTACGTGAACATGTAAAAAGAAGAATCGTTTTGTCATGATGGAAAAGCTTGGTCTGCCAAGCTGCTTTTTTACTTTGACGGAAGCCGATTAGCATTTGCCCGAGTTTTTTAGTTGGGAAGTGCATTATATCATAGTCTAcactagataatgatggcttGGATAGCAATCATGAGAAGCCTCCCACCGCTCTTACCATTTTACTTGAATAATTAAAACACGTGCTTGCATTTTGATTGTTACGTTACACATAGATATCTATCGTCACACAGCGCGCAATACTCAATGTCGACAGCTTAAAAAGGAACGGGCGGCGCCAGCCGTGGCCGTGGCTGCGGCAAAGACTATCACGTTAAATGCAGTCGCGGTCGCGGCCGTGGCTAAGGTTGACGTCGCAATCGCTGAGGAAGCGGTTGCGGTCGGCGTTGCTCCAAAAGGTAAGACTTCGCGATCACTCGCAAAAGAAATGAttcattatttcattttttctttagtgaaTTTGTCATGCGATCGAGCCGCCATGGTGGAAGACTTAAAATGGTGATTGCACTATACTGGTTTTTCCGCCCGAGCGGGTTCCTCCACCCAAGCGGCGAAGGCGTACAAATGCTGGCCGCCGGCCTCAATGCGATTTACGGCGGTGGCAAAAGGAGCCACcaaaaggaaaacaaaaggaaaagaagaggcaagaggaacaaaagaaaaaggaagagaaggagaaaaagaaaaaaaaagagaaagagaaggaagagccCGGGGAAAAGGGAGAGGAGGGAAAAGAATGAAGAGAATGAGAAATAGAGGACAAGAATGAAGGGGTAAAGGAGGAGACGGAGAAACAAGTagacaaaaatgaaaacttTTAGATAAGGATAACTAATTATCTGTATCTAGCAAGTATGTATTGCTTATtggtttttttattttatgtCTGTGCTAGTTATGTCTTTAATAAACATGTTGTAAACAGCTATCTCGGCTCACTTTGGCTATTCGTTTCCCAAAGGAGGTAACTTGCTATGACCATGTTTCACCAGCATGTTGTCATACATTTGACCAACGTTCTCCCAGTGTCCTGCTGACGAGGTTTTATAGTAAGGACAAAAATTGATTaaatttttgattgattgatttactGTAAAGACTATGTCTACTATTACTACGTATTTGATATATTTTCCCAACCGTAAATAGCAGTTTGAAAAAGTTTGAGTCATTGACTTTGACTAttcctttttcattttattagcaacaaagatttgaatttttgaaataaaTTGTTTCAAAATTTACTGCTTTTAGAGGAAATATTTCATTGGAATGCCTCCACGAAGGCATTTTATGGGAATGCCTTCTCTTACCTGCTGACGTAGCTATTGTTCTTTGGCCAGCAGTAGGCCGAATTCATTAGCTGTTAAGAAGCAAAGCGCCAAAGCCAACTCACATTTGATCGATTGGTACAATCAGATCAAAACGAATTATATGATGATGTATACCAATTTTTTTACGGGGAACCTAATTGGTGCCGGAACATTTATTTCAAATCTTGTAAGTATTTCACGCCGTCTCTTAACCCATCCATGTAAACACTCTaacgtcaatttgaaaaagtgttGCAGTTGCGTGAATTTCAGCTTGGGGTGCCCAAGCTCCTTCTTGTCGTACGTTTCAAATGTGAGCTTCAAAGTCCTTGTTGCAGCAAAACATTTCAAAGGTTGAGTTGTGTTGTGCCACGAAATTAACAATCTGTAACCGAAATGCCAAATGGCGAtcttaataataataataataatgtttattttttacagTCACAATGCACAACTACTATGCACAACGTTTCAACACATGCTGGCTGATCTTCCGACGAGTGACTACGGGACGTCCAGGAACCCCATCCGCTGGGCGGGCGTGGCTCAGTTGGATGACAACGACGACCTTTTCGATCTTAAATAGACAAGGGAGAACGCTCCATTGCTGCAGAACACCCTCGGACAACAGTGGCGGATCTAGGATTCGAGCAAGGGGGGTCCATGTGAGAGAGGTTGCGCGCGCCTTgggcgcgcgcgaaaattttttgaaaaccacgcccacattgGTGCATTTTTGTTACATTTTAACATCTACACAGTTTCATTATTCAAACGTAATGGTCCTCTAAAATAAACCTTAgtttcatttttctcgcgcaAATCTGCAAAAACTTTGTCAGTAAACTTTTTTGCAAATTTCACGAGATATTTTCATAAGGGCATTGCCTTAGACCATTCAGCAAGCACGATGAGGTGTGTAATTAGCTTTTACCGGCTAAATCTCCTCTCCCTATCCCTAACCTTAATATTAACTGGCTTCCCACATACAAAAGCACTGCGTTTACAGCAATTTTactttaaaaaattttttgctttgCTCAAAGGGGGTCCATGGACCCCATggacccccccccccccccccctggATCCGCCACTGGACAAGGGCAGGAGAGCCCATCCAAAGCACGTATGAAGGAAGAAATTTTACAAAATTCCGACATGATCTTGACTCGAACCCCCATCCACAGTCGTGCCGGCCGAGTGCTCTCACCACTCGGTCACCGTTGCCCCATCTTCGGTTACGAATTCTGCTTTCGACACTGTTCGAAAGTAGCAGTTTCCGTCTCCTACCATAGATTCTCGCTTGCACCCCATTTAAAGCAAAAACGGATTTGGAGACGGTGAAGTAGTTTTCgggcgtttctttgcagccggTTGTAGCAGCACAATTGTGGGGGTGCGACTCGCACGTTTGCCTTTACGTTTTGTAAAGGGGTATCATTATCAATTATATCCGTGACATTGTCATTATCTACGATCACTTATTGCTTTATGTACATGTGTATGATCGCTATGCTCTTTTTTCAATTACTGATTCATTTTCCAGATGCCTAAAACTCTTAATTATCATCTGAAACAGTATCTTTGGTTAAAATGTTTTTAGTGCACCTAGCAAGACCGTCCAAGCGCTTGTCTTCAATGTACTTGCACGCTTGTACCTTGTTGTCCTTTCTTCTGTCGTCCGTGTTATATTCAGATACACCGGGCTTCACGCCAGGGTTTTGACCAACAGGACGTTCCGGCATGTAGGCGACAGGAGTCAAGGAAGGCACGCGGAAGCAAGACCATCGCTGGACTATTTAGTGCGGCGTACGCGGTAAACCCAGccggagaaaaaagaacgataACATGGTTGCAAGCAAGAAGGCGCTACCACTTAACTCAAACAGACTAAGCGACCAAAACGTTGCAGGCTTTTTAGCAACTCTATTGCCAACGGAGCGATTGCTGTACCTTGTCTTTCGGAAGCAGCAGTTACCTACAACATCTTTACAGGCAGCGTGAATTCGGCAACTCAAAACCTGACGTTTGAAGATCTCTGCAATCGCGATCTGCAAACGACAATTAACGAGGCAGGCCTggcagagaaagaaaaaggccaTAATTTCTGTAACCCCTTTTGCACTTGATTAAGCAAGCAGACACGATTTCTAAATATGACACAATTAATTCCAACAAAGTCTGGCAGCTATTAGACGCACCCAGAATTAATGGCATTGTGCTAACAAAAGAGAACCGCGGACAAGCTGCATGGATTGCACAGATAGAAATTCTGCACGACAGTCTTTTAAAACGCAAGAGAGATCTAGACGATATCGCTGACGAAATTATGGATATTCGTGACTCTTTTGGAAGGCATCTTACAACGAAGACGC
Encoded here:
- the LOC136197585 gene encoding uncharacterized protein — its product is MLVKHGHSNFHFCLLVSPSPPLPLHSCPLFLILFILFPPLPFPRALPSLSLFFSFSPSLPFSFVPLASSFPFVFLLVAPFATAVNRIEAVRKRKMDDALIKMIALDLQPASVVEDTGFRHLVHTLDSRYQLPSRRSLMRSQLPDVYEKIKANLKERISKVQFCSITTDLWTSRTTESYITVTCHFVKERVLQSVILETWHVPEAHTGDNLAAELKRIAQLWEIDEKIVGVVTDSAANIVLAVAKNRWKHLSCFAHVLNLVVQHAIKADSVVSDILKNVELSSHFFIKALPFIRESAETAQQRLLAEMNLVPRSCSVDDDADSSVAPASELWKSFETRVMEKTTARTSFVDHTIELREYLHTKNLLLWWKSHIIQFPVLSKMAEKYLSMAGTSVPSERSFSAAGQLISERRSRLKPENGNMHLFLHKNLKVLDHQ